Proteins from one Mycobacterium sp. EPa45 genomic window:
- a CDS encoding glycosyltransferase — protein MGTPDNPAPLTVAHVIHSLGAGGAEAVLVELARAAPSAGMRLIVVGLSDAVSDDGVDNRVVPLLREQGAIVHEMHSGRYDVTATARLAKLFRDERVDIVHTHLKHADLVGGLAARLVGVPSVSTLHVIDIATSRMHRLRVKVALVGRRFLSRAVIALSSAQQSWYAHYAGAAAPIVLLPNGIVEPQATRDREQVRAELGVPDDGVLALSASLMRPEKGHADLLDAVRLLPADSPVIVAMAGDGPLFEEIRSAVDTDPVLKKRIRLLGFRSDIADLIAASDFVVQPSLEDALPTSLIAALAGGRPIVATRVGGIPDIVGPGCGVLVAPGEPSALSAGIVQMATTIGTDAQALAAISRAARERYETLFSSDVWVSKLRALYEKVISGNGIQRRIVLVEFPPSGGLYQFALQLGEALARAGMSVDLVTGPSPELDSREPNCRVRSILPTWHPTAGADAPAWWRKARRVVRAGQHTAAWIVLWAYLARVRPDVIVWSAWRFPIDGWGVRVARRLLPKAVLALVAHEPRPLVEQPGHQGMYKTSSATARALAPAYADLDTVFVLGESAKDVLVETWPISAPVHVIPHGDEGIFARDALPGAETTEPVALSFGTITAYKGIDTLCEAWPSVRARVPAAELVIAGALSADIDEVALRAQVAALPGVSLRTGYVPVPEVADCFARARCVVLPYKRSSQSGVAHLAFTMGRPVVATRVGDIPAVVRDEVSGLLVAPEDPAALAGAVIRLLTDAELAASMGKAGAESLVEGASWDEVAERFLRALPPVRRPG, from the coding sequence ATGGGCACCCCTGACAATCCGGCACCGCTGACTGTTGCTCATGTGATCCACTCTCTCGGCGCCGGCGGCGCCGAAGCGGTGCTCGTCGAGCTGGCTCGCGCGGCACCGTCCGCCGGGATGCGGCTGATCGTCGTCGGGCTGTCCGATGCGGTGTCCGACGACGGTGTCGACAACCGCGTCGTACCGCTGCTGCGCGAACAGGGTGCCATCGTCCACGAAATGCATTCGGGCCGTTACGATGTGACCGCGACCGCCCGGCTGGCCAAACTGTTCCGCGACGAACGCGTCGACATCGTGCACACCCACCTCAAGCACGCCGACCTGGTCGGCGGTCTGGCCGCGCGTCTGGTCGGGGTGCCGTCGGTATCGACTCTGCATGTGATCGACATCGCGACGTCGCGTATGCATCGGCTGCGCGTCAAGGTGGCGCTGGTGGGCCGAAGATTCCTGTCCCGTGCGGTGATCGCACTGTCCAGTGCCCAACAAAGTTGGTATGCCCACTATGCCGGCGCGGCAGCGCCGATCGTGCTGCTGCCCAACGGCATCGTCGAACCACAGGCCACCCGTGACCGGGAACAGGTTCGCGCCGAACTCGGGGTGCCCGACGACGGTGTGCTGGCGCTGAGCGCGAGCCTGATGCGTCCGGAGAAGGGCCATGCCGACCTGCTCGACGCGGTGCGTCTGCTGCCCGCCGACAGCCCGGTGATCGTTGCGATGGCCGGTGACGGTCCGCTCTTCGAGGAGATTCGCTCCGCGGTCGACACCGATCCGGTTCTGAAGAAACGGATTCGGCTTCTGGGATTCCGCAGCGATATCGCCGATCTGATCGCCGCATCCGACTTCGTGGTCCAGCCGTCGCTGGAGGACGCGCTGCCGACGTCGCTGATCGCCGCGCTGGCCGGCGGTCGGCCGATCGTCGCGACACGGGTCGGCGGTATTCCTGACATCGTCGGACCAGGGTGCGGAGTTCTGGTTGCGCCGGGGGAGCCGTCCGCGCTCAGTGCCGGCATCGTGCAGATGGCAACCACGATCGGAACCGATGCCCAAGCGCTGGCCGCGATCAGCCGGGCCGCTCGCGAGCGCTACGAGACCCTGTTCAGCTCGGACGTCTGGGTGTCGAAGCTTCGCGCACTGTACGAAAAGGTGATCAGCGGCAACGGTATTCAGCGTCGCATCGTGCTGGTGGAGTTTCCGCCGTCCGGCGGGCTGTACCAGTTCGCGCTTCAACTGGGTGAGGCACTGGCCCGCGCCGGCATGAGCGTCGACCTGGTCACCGGTCCGTCACCGGAATTGGACTCCCGGGAACCGAACTGCCGGGTTCGCAGCATTCTGCCGACATGGCATCCGACCGCCGGTGCGGATGCGCCGGCGTGGTGGCGCAAGGCGCGGCGTGTGGTGCGCGCCGGACAACACACCGCCGCATGGATCGTGCTGTGGGCGTACCTGGCGCGAGTCCGTCCCGATGTCATCGTGTGGTCGGCATGGCGATTCCCGATCGACGGGTGGGGGGTTCGGGTCGCGCGACGACTCCTCCCGAAGGCGGTGCTCGCGCTGGTGGCCCACGAGCCCCGTCCGCTGGTCGAACAGCCTGGGCACCAAGGCATGTACAAGACTTCGAGCGCCACTGCACGCGCACTGGCCCCGGCCTACGCCGACCTCGACACCGTGTTCGTGCTTGGCGAATCCGCCAAGGACGTGCTCGTCGAAACCTGGCCGATCTCGGCGCCTGTGCACGTCATTCCGCACGGCGACGAGGGCATCTTCGCCCGGGACGCCCTCCCCGGTGCGGAAACAACTGAGCCGGTGGCACTTTCGTTCGGCACGATAACCGCCTACAAGGGCATCGACACACTGTGCGAGGCGTGGCCGTCGGTGCGGGCGCGGGTGCCCGCCGCCGAGCTGGTCATCGCAGGCGCACTGAGCGCCGATATCGACGAGGTGGCACTGCGTGCGCAAGTTGCCGCTCTGCCCGGTGTCAGCCTGCGGACCGGCTACGTGCCGGTGCCCGAGGTGGCCGACTGTTTCGCACGGGCCCGCTGCGTGGTCCTGCCGTACAAGCGCAGCTCGCAATCGGGCGTCGCGCACCTCGCCTTCACCATGGGCCGACCCGTGGTCGCGACGCGGGTCGGCGACATCCCCGCGGTCGTCCGCGACGAGGTCTCCGGTCTGCTGGTCGCTCCCGAGGATCCGGCTGCGCTCGCCGGAGCCGTCATCCGGCTGCTCACCGATGCCGAACTGGCGGCATCGATGGGCA